One Agrobacterium tumefaciens genomic window carries:
- a CDS encoding winged helix-turn-helix domain-containing protein — protein sequence MGNSDREKDVARAPQRRARGRHEIHQTYASDAHKALDHWLAQATFVAALGDILKTPLADETPAAKLKQLGMLVYIIELIGQDKPITLTSLVEASGLARSAVGDIMDKLVEKGCLIESMGRNAWGRGKARQFRVSASIFDRIRP from the coding sequence TTGGGCAATTCGGACAGAGAGAAGGATGTTGCGAGAGCGCCTCAACGTCGCGCGCGCGGGCGACACGAAATCCACCAGACCTACGCGAGCGATGCGCACAAGGCTCTGGATCATTGGCTGGCTCAGGCGACGTTCGTTGCCGCGCTCGGCGACATACTGAAGACTCCGCTTGCCGATGAGACACCTGCGGCCAAGCTCAAGCAGCTCGGCATGCTGGTCTATATTATTGAACTGATAGGTCAGGACAAACCAATCACCTTGACGTCTCTCGTCGAGGCGAGCGGTCTGGCTCGCAGCGCCGTCGGCGACATCATGGACAAGCTGGTCGAAAAAGGCTGTCTGATCGAGTCGATGGGGAGGAACGCGTGGGGGCGAGGCAAGGCGCGCCAGTTCAGGGTCAGCGCGTCCATTTTCGACCGCATTCGACCTTAG
- a CDS encoding virB8 family protein, translated as MVNTDSLKSYFDTARRFDQDRLIQVERSARIAWFVAISASVLAVVSVFAIAGLTPLKTVEPFVVRVDNSTGIVDVVSALTSTAGTYDEAVTKFFAARYVRAREGYVWSEGEENFRTVALLSTQPEQSRFAAAYRGSNPDSPQNTYGRNATSRINIVSISLINANVASVRYMRTVTRGDDVRTTHWVATLTFSYVNAPMSSTDRLVNPLGFVVSEYRADPEAIN; from the coding sequence GTGAACACCGACAGCCTCAAGAGCTATTTCGACACGGCGCGCCGTTTCGATCAGGATCGGCTCATCCAGGTCGAGCGCTCGGCCCGCATCGCCTGGTTCGTTGCGATCTCGGCCAGCGTCCTTGCCGTCGTCTCTGTCTTCGCGATCGCCGGCCTCACGCCTCTAAAGACGGTCGAGCCGTTCGTCGTGCGGGTCGACAATTCGACGGGGATCGTTGACGTGGTGTCAGCACTAACCTCCACCGCCGGCACCTATGACGAAGCCGTCACGAAATTTTTTGCGGCCAGATATGTGCGCGCCCGCGAAGGCTATGTCTGGAGCGAGGGGGAGGAGAACTTTCGGACGGTGGCGCTCCTGTCGACACAGCCAGAGCAGTCCCGCTTTGCCGCGGCCTATCGCGGCAGCAATCCGGACTCGCCGCAGAATACCTACGGCCGGAACGCGACCTCGCGGATCAACATCGTTTCGATCTCCCTGATCAACGCCAATGTGGCATCAGTCCGATACATGCGCACCGTCACCCGTGGCGACGACGTTCGCACCACGCATTGGGTGGCGACGCTCACCTTCTCCTACGTCAACGCTCCGATGTCTTCCACCGACCGGCTGGTCAATCCCCTGGGCTTCGTCGTCAGCGAGTATCGCGCCGATCCGGAGGCCATCAATTGA
- the virB11 gene encoding P-type DNA transfer ATPase VirB11, translating into MTEATDSGVVRELLLPLSPFLRDKALYEVIVNRPGKVVTEGANGWQIHDIPELAYDRLMRLARAVASYSNQSIDETRPILSATLPDDERIQIVIPPATTRGTVSVTIRKPSSVSLGLDDLDQSGLFADVVRTQENSGQPDQRLSELYRAGAHRQFLREAVLARKNIIISGATGSGKTTLSKALIQYIPDTERIISIEDTPELVIPQPNHVRLFYSKGGQGTAKIGARELLESCLRMRPDRILLQELRDGTAFYYIRNVNSGHPGSITTVHADSARLAFEQLTLLVKESEGGGDLERHDIREMLTIAIDIIVQCKRIDGRFRVTEIYYRDAVAVPANERDGQARNYRTA; encoded by the coding sequence ATGACTGAAGCCACAGATTCCGGTGTCGTGCGTGAACTGCTCCTGCCGCTCTCGCCGTTCCTTCGCGACAAGGCGCTGTATGAAGTCATCGTCAACAGGCCCGGCAAGGTCGTGACCGAAGGAGCGAACGGATGGCAGATCCACGATATACCGGAACTTGCCTATGACCGGCTGATGCGTCTCGCTCGCGCGGTGGCGAGCTACTCCAATCAATCGATCGACGAAACGCGCCCGATCCTGTCGGCGACCCTTCCCGACGACGAGCGAATCCAGATCGTGATCCCGCCTGCGACGACGAGGGGAACCGTCAGCGTCACCATTCGCAAACCGTCCTCGGTGTCGCTCGGCCTTGACGATCTTGACCAGAGTGGACTGTTTGCCGATGTGGTCCGCACGCAGGAGAATAGCGGGCAACCGGACCAACGATTGTCGGAACTCTATCGTGCCGGCGCACACAGGCAGTTTCTTCGCGAAGCGGTGCTGGCGCGGAAAAACATCATCATTTCCGGGGCCACGGGATCGGGCAAGACGACGCTATCCAAGGCGTTGATCCAGTATATCCCGGATACCGAACGGATCATTTCCATTGAGGATACGCCCGAACTGGTCATCCCGCAGCCCAACCACGTCCGTCTCTTCTATTCGAAGGGCGGCCAGGGGACCGCGAAGATCGGGGCTAGGGAGCTACTCGAATCCTGCCTGCGTATGCGTCCGGACCGGATATTGTTGCAGGAGCTCAGAGATGGCACGGCCTTTTACTATATCCGCAATGTGAATTCCGGCCATCCAGGATCGATTACGACGGTTCACGCCGATTCCGCACGCCTTGCCTTCGAGCAACTGACCCTGCTGGTGAAGGAGTCGGAAGGTGGTGGCGATCTCGAACGGCACGACATACGCGAAATGCTGACGATCGCGATCGATATCATCGTCCAATGCAAACGGATCGATGGACGGTTTCGGGTGACCGAGATTTACTATCGTGATGCAGTCGCCGTACCTGCGAACGAACGAGACGGGCAGGCACGAAATTATCGGACAGCCTAA
- the virB10 gene encoding type IV secretion system protein VirB10: MADEETTPIPGERAETSTSRRIDNNPVLKRGAVAVAIVAFVTFALWSMGGKNKPTDGVQPERVVIRQTSDFEPAKELVQPVTTPTEVQLPAPVVTEQAPTGDDKLLDAARRAPVMAYGAEKTPTARRQQDDANTNAASNYVPLANTPGSFTGQGENEDQRFNRMLTPTQLQGSRAGTLGNRDFIIAMGTSIPCVLETALSSDQPGFTSCVINRDVLSDNGRVVLMEKGTQVVGEYRGGLRRGQKRLFVLWNRAKTPKGVIITLASPATDALGRAGMDGYVDTHWWERFGSAILLSLVGDVTSHANSQLRDSDVDAQNTTSAGQQAAAIAVEQSINIPPTLMKHQGGLVSIFVARDLDFSSVYRLRVTEPRNRVYDRAVLGDFAPDSKLVTK, from the coding sequence ATGGCCGACGAAGAAACCACCCCGATCCCCGGCGAGCGCGCCGAAACATCGACCAGCCGGCGGATCGACAACAACCCCGTTCTCAAACGGGGCGCCGTCGCCGTCGCGATCGTTGCCTTTGTTACCTTTGCCCTCTGGTCGATGGGTGGGAAGAACAAACCGACGGACGGCGTGCAGCCGGAGCGCGTGGTCATCCGTCAGACGTCGGATTTCGAGCCGGCTAAGGAGCTGGTCCAGCCCGTGACCACCCCAACTGAGGTTCAACTCCCGGCGCCCGTCGTTACCGAGCAGGCGCCCACCGGTGACGATAAGTTGCTCGACGCAGCGCGCCGCGCTCCTGTTATGGCGTATGGCGCCGAGAAAACGCCGACCGCCAGGCGCCAGCAGGACGATGCGAACACCAACGCCGCCTCGAACTATGTTCCGCTCGCAAACACCCCGGGCAGCTTTACGGGGCAGGGGGAAAACGAGGATCAGCGCTTCAATCGTATGCTGACCCCGACGCAGTTGCAGGGATCGCGTGCCGGCACACTCGGCAACCGGGATTTCATCATCGCGATGGGAACCTCCATCCCTTGCGTGCTCGAGACGGCGCTTTCTTCCGATCAGCCGGGATTCACCAGCTGCGTCATCAATCGCGATGTCCTGTCGGACAACGGCCGCGTCGTGCTGATGGAGAAGGGCACGCAGGTCGTCGGCGAATATCGTGGCGGACTGCGCCGGGGCCAGAAGAGGCTTTTTGTCCTCTGGAACCGTGCGAAGACCCCGAAGGGCGTGATCATCACGCTGGCGTCGCCGGCCACCGATGCCCTGGGTCGCGCAGGCATGGACGGCTATGTCGATACGCATTGGTGGGAACGGTTCGGCAGCGCCATCCTGCTATCGCTCGTTGGCGATGTGACATCCCATGCCAACAGCCAGTTACGCGATAGCGACGTCGATGCACAGAACACCACCAGCGCCGGTCAGCAGGCCGCGGCGATTGCCGTTGAACAATCGATCAACATTCCGCCGACCTTGATGAAACATCAGGGAGGACTGGTCTCGATCTTCGTGGCGCGCGATCTCGATTTTTCCAGCGTCTACCGGCTGCGCGTGACCGAACCGCGCAACCGCGTCTATGACCGCGCCGTTCTCGGCGACTTTGCCCCGGACTCCAAGCTTGTAACGAAGTAG
- the virB9 gene encoding P-type conjugative transfer protein VirB9 — MIQRFLPVLFLIAGFSLPASALEIPRGASQDSRVRFVDYQPYNITRVVGTLRSSVQVEFAADEEIAHVALGNSVAWEVAPAGNILFLKPRENQPVTNISVVTTRRDGSTRSYQMELTVRDGSVEAGQNTYFYVKYRYPADEAERRREVAAARALAAQAGEADRVLSLHEAYGPRNWRYSAQGSQALEPQAVYDNGKVTTFAFTGNQEMPAIYMENSDGSESLVPKSVDGNLVLVHAISRKFILRRGGDVLCVFNEAYDRVGINPETNTTSPSVERVVKAAPGTTQ, encoded by the coding sequence TTGATACAGAGATTTTTACCTGTTCTTTTCCTGATCGCCGGCTTTTCCTTGCCGGCATCAGCTCTGGAGATCCCGCGCGGGGCGTCGCAGGACAGCCGAGTCCGGTTTGTCGACTACCAGCCCTATAACATCACCCGGGTTGTTGGGACGCTGCGTTCATCGGTGCAGGTCGAGTTCGCCGCCGACGAGGAAATCGCGCATGTGGCGCTCGGCAACAGCGTCGCATGGGAGGTGGCCCCGGCCGGCAACATCCTTTTTCTTAAACCCCGGGAAAACCAGCCCGTCACCAACATCTCCGTCGTGACGACCAGACGGGACGGTTCGACGCGCAGCTACCAGATGGAGTTGACGGTCAGGGACGGCAGTGTCGAAGCCGGGCAGAACACCTATTTTTATGTAAAATACCGCTATCCGGCCGATGAAGCGGAGCGCCGGAGAGAGGTCGCAGCCGCTCGCGCCCTGGCGGCGCAGGCCGGCGAGGCCGATCGTGTTCTCTCTCTTCACGAGGCCTATGGACCGCGCAACTGGCGGTATTCCGCTCAAGGTTCGCAAGCGCTCGAACCGCAGGCCGTCTACGACAACGGCAAGGTCACGACCTTCGCCTTTACCGGCAATCAGGAAATGCCGGCGATCTATATGGAGAATTCGGACGGCAGCGAAAGCCTGGTTCCAAAATCCGTCGACGGCAATCTGGTGCTGGTCCATGCGATCAGCCGCAAGTTCATCCTGCGCCGCGGCGGCGATGTCCTGTGCGTCTTCAACGAGGCCTACGATCGCGTCGGCATTAATCCCGAGACGAATACGACGTCACCGTCGGTTGAGCGCGTCGTCAAGGCCGCCCCCGGCACGACGCAATAG